A genomic segment from Candidatus Hydrogenedentota bacterium encodes:
- a CDS encoding polyprenyl synthetase family protein: MHALCDSWTDAPETLRKVAEYSLFAGGKRLRPALVLGAAEIVSGDDAAAMPAACALEMIHTYSLMHDDLPCMDDDDLRRGKPTAHKVFGEANAILAGDALLTMAFDAAAQSGSAAVVREIAQAAGVAGMVGGQVIDLESENKRLTLEQLRHVHAYKTGALIRASVRAGAMLGGANAETLAALTRFGEAIGLAFQIADDILDVVGVEATIGKRVGSDASKHKSTYPQLVGLDRARALAGEAVEEALASLAGFGPEADDFRALARFIIERDK; encoded by the coding sequence CTGCATGCGCTCTGCGACAGCTGGACCGATGCCCCGGAAACCCTCCGCAAGGTTGCAGAATACAGCCTGTTCGCGGGGGGAAAACGGTTGCGGCCCGCCCTGGTTCTCGGCGCGGCCGAGATCGTCTCGGGCGACGACGCGGCCGCCATGCCCGCCGCGTGCGCCCTCGAAATGATCCACACGTACTCGCTCATGCACGACGACCTGCCCTGCATGGATGACGACGACCTGCGAAGGGGCAAACCCACGGCGCACAAAGTGTTTGGCGAGGCGAACGCGATCCTTGCCGGCGACGCCCTGCTCACCATGGCCTTTGACGCCGCCGCACAGTCCGGCAGCGCGGCGGTGGTTCGCGAGATCGCTCAAGCCGCGGGTGTGGCGGGCATGGTTGGAGGGCAGGTGATCGACCTCGAGAGCGAAAACAAGCGGCTCACCCTCGAACAGCTTCGCCATGTGCACGCATACAAGACGGGCGCGCTGATCCGCGCCTCCGTTCGGGCAGGGGCCATGCTGGGCGGCGCAAACGCCGAAACACTTGCCGCACTGACGCGATTCGGCGAAGCCATCGGGCTCGCGTTTCAGATCGCCGACGATATCCTCGACGTGGTTGGGGTCGAAGCCACCATCGGCAAACGCGTTGGCAGCGATGCCAGCAAACACAAGTCGACTTATCCACAGCTGGTGGGACTGGACCGTGCGCGCGCCCTCGCGGGCGAGGCGGTCGAGGAAGCCCTCGCCTCGCTTGCCGGATTCGGGCCCGAAGCCGATGACTTCCGCGCGCTGGCGCGGTTTATCATCGAACGCGACAAATAG
- the dapA gene encoding 4-hydroxy-tetrahydrodipicolinate synthase, with protein sequence MFRGSIVALVTPFKEDFDIDFEAYGRLIDWQLESGTDGVVPCGCTGEAATLSHDEQLQCIRFTIERVAGRVPVIAGTGSNSTREALSLTRKAKESGADAALLITPYYNKPTPAGQMAHYTTIAKQVDIPIVLYNVPGRTATKMLPATIADMHRAQKNIVAVKEACGSVDQVSEIRSLCEITVLSGDDSLTLPMMSVGATGVISVAANVMPAKVAAMCAAFDKGDLAEAQRLHYDLLPLFKGLFLETNPMPVKAALHRMGRINNVLRLPLVPMQPVLFEKLERILEQVGAI encoded by the coding sequence ATGTTCCGTGGTTCAATTGTAGCGCTTGTGACGCCGTTCAAAGAAGATTTCGACATTGATTTCGAGGCGTACGGCCGCCTGATAGACTGGCAGCTGGAAAGCGGAACCGACGGCGTCGTGCCGTGCGGATGCACCGGCGAGGCCGCGACCCTGTCCCACGATGAACAGCTCCAGTGCATCCGATTCACCATCGAGCGGGTGGCCGGGAGAGTGCCCGTCATCGCAGGCACGGGCTCGAACAGCACGCGCGAAGCGCTCTCGTTGACGCGCAAGGCGAAAGAATCCGGCGCGGACGCCGCCCTCCTCATCACGCCTTACTACAACAAGCCCACGCCCGCGGGCCAGATGGCCCACTACACCACGATCGCGAAACAGGTCGACATCCCCATCGTGTTGTACAACGTCCCGGGACGTACCGCCACCAAGATGCTCCCTGCAACGATCGCCGACATGCACAGGGCGCAGAAAAACATCGTGGCGGTCAAGGAAGCATGCGGGAGCGTCGATCAGGTGTCCGAAATACGCAGTCTGTGCGAGATAACCGTGTTGTCGGGCGACGACAGCCTGACGCTGCCGATGATGAGCGTGGGCGCCACGGGCGTCATTTCCGTCGCGGCGAACGTGATGCCCGCGAAGGTCGCGGCCATGTGCGCGGCGTTTGATAAGGGCGATCTGGCGGAAGCGCAGAGGCTCCACTACGACCTGCTGCCGCTGTTCAAGGGATTGTTTCTCGAGACGAATCCCATGCCCGTGAAAGCGGCCCTGCACCGCATGGGCAGGATCAACAACGTGCTGCGTCTGCCCCTGGTGCCCATGCAGCCGGTGCTGTTCGAAAAGCTCGAGAGAATCTTGGAGCAGGTGGGCGCGATCTAG
- the dapB gene encoding 4-hydroxy-tetrahydrodipicolinate reductase has product MKICMAGACGRMGRRILELAAAASDIEIGGAFDVPAFAGTELVVGAESGHPQKVLVSADPAAELGKSDCLIDFTAADACVENVRAATEAGKPSVVGATGLTEAQLAALKECAVRMPLVYAPNMSVGVNLLFKLTSEVASILGLDYNIEICETHHNQKKDSPSGTAVRLAERAALALGLDCASDVTHGRQGIVGARPRNQIGMHAIRGGDVVGEHTVSFIGQGERIELTHKAHNRDNFARGAIVAARFVMNRRPGLYDMQDVLGLK; this is encoded by the coding sequence ATGAAAATCTGCATGGCGGGCGCGTGCGGCCGAATGGGCCGGCGCATTCTCGAACTGGCCGCGGCAGCCAGCGACATCGAAATCGGCGGCGCCTTTGACGTCCCGGCATTCGCGGGAACCGAACTCGTTGTCGGCGCTGAATCGGGACATCCCCAGAAAGTACTGGTGTCAGCGGACCCCGCCGCGGAACTGGGCAAGTCGGATTGTCTCATCGACTTCACGGCGGCGGACGCGTGCGTTGAAAACGTCCGCGCGGCCACCGAAGCAGGGAAGCCCTCCGTGGTCGGCGCCACGGGGCTGACCGAAGCGCAACTGGCGGCGCTCAAGGAATGCGCGGTCCGCATGCCGCTCGTGTATGCGCCCAACATGAGCGTAGGCGTCAATCTCTTGTTCAAACTGACCAGCGAGGTGGCTTCGATCCTCGGCCTCGACTACAACATCGAGATCTGCGAGACCCACCACAACCAGAAGAAAGATAGTCCAAGCGGCACCGCGGTGCGGTTGGCGGAACGAGCGGCCCTGGCGCTGGGACTCGACTGCGCCAGCGACGTAACTCACGGCCGCCAAGGCATCGTCGGCGCGCGCCCGCGTAATCAGATCGGTATGCATGCCATTCGCGGCGGCGACGTAGTGGGCGAGCACACGGTGAGTTTTATCGGGCAGGGCGAACGCATCGAACTCACCCACAAAGCGCACAACCGCGACAATTTCGCGCGCGGCGCCATCGTAGCGGCGCGCTTCGTCATGAACCGCCGCCCCGGCCTATACGACATGCAGGACGTGCTGGGCCTGAAATAG
- a CDS encoding exodeoxyribonuclease VII small subunit yields MAEPKFEKDLEKLEQIVEALEEGELSLDESLKKFEEGIKLGRRCEKALSAAEKKIEILMKNADGELEAQPFGEEDESDQSGESEESGEPDKPGEEGEMLF; encoded by the coding sequence ATGGCTGAACCAAAATTCGAAAAAGACCTCGAAAAACTTGAACAGATCGTCGAGGCGCTGGAAGAGGGCGAACTCTCCCTTGATGAATCGCTCAAGAAATTCGAGGAAGGCATCAAGCTGGGCCGCCGCTGCGAGAAGGCCCTCAGTGCCGCCGAAAAGAAGATCGAGATCCTCATGAAGAACGCCGACGGCGAACTCGAGGCCCAGCCGTTCGGCGAGGAAGACGAATCTGACCAGTCCGGCGAGTCTGAGGAGTCCGGCGAGCCCGACAAGCCTGGCGAAGAGGGAGAAATGCTGTTTTGA
- a CDS encoding Gfo/Idh/MocA family oxidoreductase has product MKTKWGVWGSGGIARRRTIPEGIVAAGNAELTAVYDVNAEVNNQVAEEFDVVACDTEDALLESDCEIIYVATPANTHCGQVIRAAQAGKHVLCEKPLGMDVEEAERMIAACEDNGVKLGTAFMMRFHAQHQEALKLVREGMIGTPVLARAQLSCWYPPIPGAWRQYPEQSGGGSLMDMGGHCIDLLEMFYGRAQRVQCLIGNLVHDYPSEDTAVVILEFENGAKGMVDNLFNVPDSSSKNRLELYGSRGSILAEGTIGQGEIGEMTAYLESGDTGYEAKQARTGGSGIAITPDPLNMYRAEVEAFARAVVSDREPPVSADDGLWSQRVLAACYEAAKTGCAVSL; this is encoded by the coding sequence ATGAAAACGAAGTGGGGAGTCTGGGGTTCCGGAGGCATTGCGCGGCGTCGTACCATCCCGGAGGGGATCGTGGCGGCGGGTAACGCGGAATTGACGGCCGTCTATGACGTGAACGCCGAAGTGAACAATCAGGTAGCCGAAGAGTTCGATGTGGTGGCCTGTGACACTGAAGATGCACTCCTGGAGTCCGATTGCGAAATCATCTACGTGGCCACGCCGGCCAATACGCACTGCGGCCAGGTGATACGGGCGGCGCAGGCTGGCAAGCACGTTCTCTGCGAGAAGCCCCTGGGCATGGACGTCGAGGAGGCCGAACGCATGATCGCGGCATGCGAGGACAACGGCGTGAAACTGGGCACGGCTTTCATGATGCGGTTCCATGCCCAGCACCAGGAGGCGCTCAAGCTCGTGCGCGAGGGCATGATCGGCACGCCGGTGCTGGCCCGGGCGCAACTGTCGTGCTGGTACCCGCCGATCCCCGGCGCGTGGCGCCAGTATCCCGAGCAGAGCGGCGGCGGCAGTCTGATGGACATGGGCGGCCACTGTATTGACCTGCTCGAGATGTTCTATGGCCGCGCCCAGAGGGTCCAATGCCTCATCGGCAACCTTGTGCACGATTACCCGAGCGAAGATACGGCGGTGGTGATTCTCGAATTCGAGAACGGCGCCAAAGGCATGGTCGACAACTTGTTCAATGTGCCGGACAGCAGTTCGAAGAACCGGCTCGAACTCTACGGTTCGAGGGGCAGCATTCTCGCTGAAGGCACCATAGGCCAGGGCGAGATCGGCGAAATGACCGCCTATCTCGAATCCGGCGACACCGGATACGAGGCCAAGCAGGCGCGGACCGGCGGAAGCGGCATTGCGATCACCCCCGACCCGTTGAATATGTACCGGGCGGAAGTTGAAGCCTTTGCCCGGGCTGTGGTCTCTGACCGGGAGCCCCCGGTTTCCGCTGACGACGGACTCTGGAGCCAGCGTGTGCTGGCCGCGTGTTACGAAGCCGCCAAGACTGGCTGCGCCGTATCGCTGTAA
- the xseA gene encoding exodeoxyribonuclease VII large subunit, which produces MPDIETPEIWSVSQLTRRVKELLEREISYVWLSGEISNFRVSPAGHAYFTLKDKFSQIDAVMFKGRMMKLQFTPDSGLEVIVFGQVTVYERRGNYQIVCDEMHPKGVGALQLAFEKLKKKLQAEGLFDEEHKKPLPLLPRRIGIVTSPTGAAIRDILNVLHRRFANVHVLLYPARVQGDEAAEDIVEGIRVLDAMGVDVMIVGRGGGSLEDLWPFNEEIVVRAVYQAQTPIISAVGHEIDFTLTDFAADLRAPTPSSAAELVVREQREFIETLQMLRQRMAAATAQMVRAFRNRMDVVRASFVFRRPEELVRQRRQRLDEMRMTLDRLLRGRVQDERHRLTGLVRSLGLLSPRQRLRRALERLVVLRQRLWQSGAATVERGRGRLRPLLAQLDALSPLAVLGRGYALAYKLPERAVVRDAGILAPGDELSLRFAQGAATASVKQVEETENG; this is translated from the coding sequence ATGCCCGACATCGAGACACCCGAAATCTGGAGCGTGAGCCAACTGACCCGGCGCGTGAAGGAACTCCTTGAACGCGAGATCAGTTACGTGTGGCTTTCCGGTGAGATCTCGAATTTCCGCGTGTCGCCCGCAGGGCACGCCTACTTCACGCTTAAAGACAAGTTCAGCCAGATCGACGCGGTCATGTTCAAGGGCCGCATGATGAAGCTGCAATTCACCCCCGACAGCGGGCTGGAAGTCATTGTTTTCGGGCAGGTTACGGTATATGAGCGGCGCGGAAACTACCAGATAGTCTGCGACGAGATGCATCCGAAAGGTGTGGGCGCTCTCCAGCTCGCCTTCGAGAAGCTCAAGAAGAAGCTGCAGGCGGAGGGGCTGTTTGACGAGGAACACAAGAAGCCGCTGCCGCTGCTTCCCCGGCGCATCGGTATCGTCACCTCGCCCACGGGGGCCGCGATTCGCGACATCCTCAACGTGCTCCACCGGCGGTTCGCCAACGTGCATGTGCTCCTGTATCCCGCGCGCGTTCAAGGCGACGAAGCGGCGGAGGACATCGTGGAGGGGATTCGCGTGCTCGACGCCATGGGCGTGGACGTGATGATCGTGGGCCGCGGCGGCGGGTCGCTTGAGGATTTGTGGCCTTTCAACGAGGAGATCGTGGTTCGGGCGGTATACCAGGCCCAGACCCCGATCATCTCGGCGGTGGGCCACGAGATCGATTTCACGCTGACCGATTTTGCGGCCGACCTGCGCGCGCCGACGCCGTCGTCGGCGGCCGAGCTGGTCGTTCGCGAACAGCGCGAGTTCATCGAGACGCTCCAGATGCTGCGGCAGCGAATGGCCGCGGCGACGGCGCAGATGGTTCGCGCCTTCCGCAACCGGATGGATGTGGTGCGGGCGTCTTTCGTGTTCCGCCGCCCCGAGGAACTGGTCCGGCAGCGCCGCCAACGGCTGGACGAAATGCGCATGACCCTCGACCGCCTGTTACGCGGCCGCGTGCAGGACGAGCGGCACCGGCTGACGGGGCTGGTCCGCTCGCTGGGCCTGTTGTCGCCGAGACAGCGGTTGCGCCGCGCCTTGGAGCGGTTAGTGGTTCTCCGGCAGCGGTTGTGGCAGTCGGGCGCCGCCACGGTTGAACGCGGCCGGGGCCGTCTCCGGCCTCTTTTGGCGCAGCTTGACGCGCTCAGCCCTCTTGCCGTGCTGGGCCGGGGTTACGCCTTGGCATACAAGTTGCCCGAACGCGCCGTCGTACGGGATGCCGGGATCCTTGCGCCCGGAGATGAGTTGTCGTTACGGTTTGCACAAGGCGCGGCAACCGCCAGCGTGAAACAGGTCGAGGAAACCGAAAATGGCTGA